A genomic region of Dreissena polymorpha isolate Duluth1 chromosome 4, UMN_Dpol_1.0, whole genome shotgun sequence contains the following coding sequences:
- the LOC127878505 gene encoding zinc finger protein Pegasus-like, producing the protein MASHQEQSDLDRIRAELEHVKLENARLKLESEITGIERELDSDPEVGVEEEPCIDFNVGRIIRKRTAPEPVMAPKKPHLTVEKACSSCMGNEVSCDRPLETAAPDHSSMRRQVPTVVCCNVQTQTDEPRVNKCDVCDITFGNQAMMFVHKGCHCFDNPMRCNVCGETCHDAMGFYIHITMGHTAK; encoded by the coding sequence ATGGCTTCACATCAAGAACAAAGCGACTTGGATAGGATAAGAGCCGAACTTGAGCATGTCAAGCTAGAAAATGCTAGACTAAAACTTGAATCCGAGATCACTGGTATTGAAAGGGAATTGGATAGCGACCCCGAAGTTGGTGTAGAGGAAGAACCTTGCATAGATTTTAACGTAGGAAGAATAATCAGGAAACGGACGGCGCCAGAACCAGTCATGGCTCCTAAGAAGCCGCATCTGACCGTGGAGAAGGCATGCAGCTCCTGCATGGGAAACGAGGTCAGCTGTGATCGCCCACTTGAAACTGCCGCTCCAGACCATAGTTCGATGAGAAGACAGGTCCCCACGGTGGTTTGCTGTAACGTACAGACCCAGACAGACGAACCTAGGGTAAACAAATGCGATGTGTGCGATATCACCTTCGGCAACCAGGCCATGATGTTCGTACACAAGGGTTGCCATTGTTTCGACAATCCTATGAGATGTAATGTCTGCGGTGAAACATGCCATGACGCGATGGGTTTCTATATCCACATAACCATGGGGCATACTGCCAAATGA